Below is a window of Enterococcus gilvus ATCC BAA-350 DNA.
CTTGGGAATGGCTACAGCAAACGCCTTGGCAGCAATCGAGAATGGCGCAAATCGCGTAGAAGGAGCCGTGAACGGTATCGGTGAGCGTGCAGGAAATACTGCCTTAGAAGAAGTCGCACTGGCGTTAGCGATTCGCAAAGATTTTTACCAGTGTGACACAAACATTGTATTAAATGAAACGAAACGGACAAGCGAATTGGTTTCTCGGCTTTCCGGCATTCCTGTTCCTAAAAACAAAGCAATCGTCGGTGATAACGCCTATGCGCACGAATCCGGTATCCATCAAGACGGAGTATTAAAAAATCCTGAGACTTACGAGATCATTACGCCGACCATGGTAGGTGTCAATCAAAATTCTCTTCCTCTTGGAAAATTATCTGGACGTCATGCGTTTAACGCGAAATTAGAGGAATTAGGCTATCAATTGACTGACGCTGACAGCAAGGAAGCGTTCAAGCGTTTTAAATCGCTGGCCGATAAAAAGAAACAAATCACAGACAAAGATTTGGTCGCGCTGCTTGCTGATCAATACCGAGAAGAAACAGAGAACTATAAATTAGCGGATGTCCAAGTCCAATACAGTTCGAATGGGTATCAAGGAGCGATCGTCTCAATTATCGATGAAGACAAAGAAATAAAAGTCGCTTCCCGCATCGGCTCCGGCAGCATCCAAGCCATCTACAATGCAATTGACGAATTGTTCCAACAAAGTCCAGAATTGACAGAGTATGAAATCCAGGCGCTGACTGGCGGAGAAGACGCCCAAGCTGAAGTACGTGTCACACTTAAAGATGAGCACTCGAACAATGAGTTTCGCGGAATCGGTGTCGATTTTGATGTTTTACATGCCTCTGCGAAAGCCTACGTTCAAGCGAGCAATCACTTAGAGCAAAACGGGAAATAAGCCTTCCTTTTTTCGAGTGTTGAAAACAGAGAACTTCTTGTTTCCTCCCCCGTCAATACTTGATTGACTTGAAGATAGAGAAAATAAAAAAATATGTACGTAACGAGATAGGAGCATGCACATGAATTGTAATATCGTTGTTTTAGCTGGTGATGGAATTGGACCAGAAATCATGGAAAGTGGATTACACGTATTATCCGCAGTTGAGAAGATGTGTCAACACACCTTTGAGCTTAAAGAAATGCCTTTCGGAGGCGCGGGGATCGACGCGGCGGGGGCTTCTCTGCCTGAAAAAACGCTAGAGGCTTGTCAGTCGGCTGACGCGATCCTTCTAGGAGCGATAGGCGGACCTAAGTGGGAAAAGGCGCAAGATACACCTGAAAAAGGATTATTGGCTTTAAGAAAATCATTGAATTTGTTCGCAAATATTCGTCCTGTCGCAGTTTCTTCTGCACTAGTACACCTTTCTCCTTTAAAGCCTGAGATTCTTGAAGGCACTGATTTGATCATTGTTCGAGAGCTCAGCAGCGGGATCTACTTTGGGGAGCCGCGAGAACTAACAGACTCGATGGCCTACGATACTGCCCGTTATCAAAAAAATGAGATTGAGCGAATCCTTCACTCTGCGTTCAAAATTGCTCAAGGGCGTGGCAAAAAAGTGACGTCTGTAGACAAAGCGAATGTCCTTGCCTCGAGTAAATTGTGGCGGGCGACAGCAGAAGAAGTTGCTAAAGAATATCTAGATTGTCATCTAGAGCATCAGTACGTGGATTCAGCAGCGATGAAATTGATCCAAAACCCTAAATCATTTGATGTGATCGTGACTGAAAATCTTTTCGGGGATATCTTAAGCGATGAAGCCTCGGTGTTGCCTGGATCATTAGGTGTCTTGCCAAGTGCGAGCCACAGTGACGGCGGTCCATCGCTTTACGAACCAATCCATGGTTCGGCACCAGACATTGCAGGAAAAGGAATCGCAAATCCGATCTCAATGATCCTGTCTGTCGCGATGATGCTGCGTCAATCTTTTCAAGAAGAACAAGCCGCGCAAGCTATTGAAAAAGCTTGCGATACAGTTTTATCAAAGGGAATCTTTACTCATGATCTGGGTGGACAAGCAACCACGACGTCATTTACGGACGCCGTGATCCAGGAACTGGCAAAGGTTCAATGATCAACTTGATACTCATTCATGGTATTAGCAGTACTTAACAACGAACTATTTTTATGGAGAAGGAGCAAAAACTATGGGAAAAACGCTATTTGATAAACTTTGGGATCGACATGTCGTTTACGGTGAAGAAGGTGCCCCGCAATTACTTTACATTGATCTGCATTTGATTCACGAAGTCACCTCCCCTCAAGCCTTTGCGGGAATTCGTGAGGCGGGGCGGACGCTTAGACATCCAGAGCGGACTTTCGCTACGATGGATCACAACACTCCGACTGTGGATATTTTTAATTTCACGGATCTGATTGCCAAAAAACAAATCTATACACTCAAGGAAAATTGTCAGGAGTTTGACGTGCAGCTTTGCGACAATGGCAGTGAGCGTCAAGGAATCGTCCATATGGTAGGTCCTGAAACTGGACTGACACAGCCTGGAAAAACCATCGTTTGCGGCGATTCACACACTGCGACACATGGTGCTTTCGGCGCACTCGCTTTCGGAATTGGTACGAGTGAAGTGGAACACGTTTTTGCTACTCAGACATTGTGGCAAAACAAACCAAAAAATATGGGGATCAAAATCACCGGAAAATTGCCAAAAGGTGTTTATGCGAAAGATATTATTTTGGCACTGATCGCCAAATATGGTACGGACTTTGGTGTGGGATACGGGGCGGAGTTTTATGGAGAAACAATCGAGAACCTCTCCATGGAAGAGCGTATGACGATCTGCAACATGGCCATCGAAGGCGGTGCTAAAATCGGCTTGATCGCTCCAGATGATAAAACGTTTGATTACGTTGCGGGTCGCGAATACGCCCCTGCCAACATGGATGCGGCGCTCCGAGACTGGAAGGAATTGTACACCGATGATGACGCAACATACGACAAGCTGCTTACTCTAGAGGTCAATGAATTGGTGCCATTCATCACTTGGGGGACCAATCCTGAAATGGGCGTCCCTTTTGATGGGACCTTCCCAGCGGTCACCTCTCCTGATTTGCAAAAAGCGTACGACTATATGGATCTAAAGCCAGGACAAACACCAGCAGATATTCCTGTGGGGTATGTTTTCATCGGCTCGTGTACCAACGGACGATTGTCTGATTTGCAAGAGGCGGCGAAAATCGTTAAAGGAAAAAAAGTCCACGACAACGTCACTGCGATCGTGGTTCCTGGTTCGCGTCCCGTTCGCAAAGCGGCCGAACAAATTGGCTTAGACAAAGTATTTATCGAAGCTGGTTTTGAATGGCGCGAGCCCGGCTGCTCGATGTGCTTGGGTATGAATCCCGACCGCGTTCCTTCTGGTGTCCATTGTGCTTCAACTTCTAATCGGAATTTCCAAGGACGCCAAGGAAAAGACGCTCGGACTCACCTGTGCAGCCCCGTGATGGCTGCACTAGCCGCCATTCATGGAAACTTCGTCGATAGTCGCAAGGAGGTCATCTAATGGAAAAATTTACGATCTATACTGGAAAAACGGTCCCACTCATGAACGACAATATTGATACCGATCAAATCATTCCAAAAGGCTTTTTAAAACAGGTCGACAAAGCGGGTTTTGGGAAGCACCTTTTTGATGAATGGCGCTTTTTAGAAGACGGCTCACCGAACCCCGAATTTATTTTGAGTGCACCAGAACGGAAAAACGCTTCGATCTTGATCTCTGGTGAAAATTTCGGCTCCGGATCTTCCCGTGAACACGCTGCTTGGGCGATTCAAGATTATGGCTTCAAAGCAGTGATCGCCGGCAGTTATAGTGATATTTTCTATATGAATGCATTAAAAAATGGGCTGTTGCCGATTCGTGTAGACCAAGATGTTCGTGATCGTCTAAGCCAGCTTCCCGCCGACGAGGAAATCACGATTGATTTGCCGAAGCAGGAAATCCAAACTGCTGAAGCCAACTATGCGTTTCCGATTGATCCAACATGGAAGGATAAATTAGTCAAAGGGCTGGATGATATCAGTATCACGCTGCAATATGAAGAGGCCATCACCGCTTACGAAGAAGCAATGCCAGATTACAAATAAAAAGAAAACCGCTCTAAAACTTTACAGATGAAAAGTTTTGGGGCGATTTTCTTTTCTTTTGTTAATTCACAACTTGTTCTTGTACATATTGTGCATAGAGCGGATGTGTCTCGATCAGCTCGCTGTGAGTGCCGTGACCCGTCACTTCTCCTTTTTCAATGAAGTAAATGTGATCCGCATCTACGATTGTTGATAGACGGTGAGCGATCACCAAAGTGGTCCGGCCTTCCATCAATTGATCTAGCGCACGCTGCACTTTTTCCTCAGACTGTGAGTCTAAGCTGGCTGTCGCTTCATCCAACATCAAGATTTTAGGGTCTCGCAAAAATGCACGCGCAATGGCGATTCGTTGTTTTTGACCATCCGATAATTTCACGCCGCGCTCTCCAAGCTCTGTTTCCAATTGTTCTGGAAAGTCGCGAACAAATTGATCTGCGTAAGCCAATTCCAAGCCGTGCCATAATTCTTCTTCCGTCAATGTCCGATCCAACCCGTATTGGAGGTTTTCACGAATACTTCCG
It encodes the following:
- a CDS encoding 2-isopropylmalate synthase; the protein is MRKVQFFDTTLRDGEQTPGVNFNTKEKVQIALQLEKWGIDVIEAGFPIASQGDFEAVQSIARQVTKMTVTGLARCQKKDIDRAYEALKDAVDPQIHVFLATSDVHMKYKLKMSKEDVLSSIKEHVSYARSLFEKVQFSPEDASRTNKDFLLEAVQAAIDAGATIINVPDTVGYSNPTEYGEIFKSLIENIRSEKEITFSSHCHDDLGMATANALAAIENGANRVEGAVNGIGERAGNTALEEVALALAIRKDFYQCDTNIVLNETKRTSELVSRLSGIPVPKNKAIVGDNAYAHESGIHQDGVLKNPETYEIITPTMVGVNQNSLPLGKLSGRHAFNAKLEELGYQLTDADSKEAFKRFKSLADKKKQITDKDLVALLADQYREETENYKLADVQVQYSSNGYQGAIVSIIDEDKEIKVASRIGSGSIQAIYNAIDELFQQSPELTEYEIQALTGGEDAQAEVRVTLKDEHSNNEFRGIGVDFDVLHASAKAYVQASNHLEQNGK
- the leuB gene encoding 3-isopropylmalate dehydrogenase — its product is MNCNIVVLAGDGIGPEIMESGLHVLSAVEKMCQHTFELKEMPFGGAGIDAAGASLPEKTLEACQSADAILLGAIGGPKWEKAQDTPEKGLLALRKSLNLFANIRPVAVSSALVHLSPLKPEILEGTDLIIVRELSSGIYFGEPRELTDSMAYDTARYQKNEIERILHSAFKIAQGRGKKVTSVDKANVLASSKLWRATAEEVAKEYLDCHLEHQYVDSAAMKLIQNPKSFDVIVTENLFGDILSDEASVLPGSLGVLPSASHSDGGPSLYEPIHGSAPDIAGKGIANPISMILSVAMMLRQSFQEEQAAQAIEKACDTVLSKGIFTHDLGGQATTTSFTDAVIQELAKVQ
- the leuC gene encoding 3-isopropylmalate dehydratase large subunit — translated: MGKTLFDKLWDRHVVYGEEGAPQLLYIDLHLIHEVTSPQAFAGIREAGRTLRHPERTFATMDHNTPTVDIFNFTDLIAKKQIYTLKENCQEFDVQLCDNGSERQGIVHMVGPETGLTQPGKTIVCGDSHTATHGAFGALAFGIGTSEVEHVFATQTLWQNKPKNMGIKITGKLPKGVYAKDIILALIAKYGTDFGVGYGAEFYGETIENLSMEERMTICNMAIEGGAKIGLIAPDDKTFDYVAGREYAPANMDAALRDWKELYTDDDATYDKLLTLEVNELVPFITWGTNPEMGVPFDGTFPAVTSPDLQKAYDYMDLKPGQTPADIPVGYVFIGSCTNGRLSDLQEAAKIVKGKKVHDNVTAIVVPGSRPVRKAAEQIGLDKVFIEAGFEWREPGCSMCLGMNPDRVPSGVHCASTSNRNFQGRQGKDARTHLCSPVMAALAAIHGNFVDSRKEVI
- the leuD gene encoding 3-isopropylmalate dehydratase small subunit → MEKFTIYTGKTVPLMNDNIDTDQIIPKGFLKQVDKAGFGKHLFDEWRFLEDGSPNPEFILSAPERKNASILISGENFGSGSSREHAAWAIQDYGFKAVIAGSYSDIFYMNALKNGLLPIRVDQDVRDRLSQLPADEEITIDLPKQEIQTAEANYAFPIDPTWKDKLVKGLDDISITLQYEEAITAYEEAMPDYK